In one Pyramidobacter piscolens W5455 genomic region, the following are encoded:
- a CDS encoding DUF3100 domain-containing protein: MAMEKGQENNVQTFGLKTALCFFILISLLSIAGEMIGTHSFPVGPGKIVFIPMVFTMLLSLIFTPDVLGRAVPAFKKFCGEKEVKYAENSMMLVLLLLGVKMGTAAGPNLPKLLAAGPALVLQEFGNMGTMIIGLPIALLLGMRREAVGATVSICREPTLGLISEIYGINSAEGLGVMGTYMVGNLFGSIFFGLLGSLSVMSGLDPRALAMACGMGSGSMMTAATQSLTATVPAMAEEISAFAATSNIMTNVTGLYMDLFVALPCANFLYKLLVRKSSR, encoded by the coding sequence ATGGCAATGGAAAAAGGTCAGGAAAATAACGTCCAAACGTTCGGTCTAAAGACAGCTCTCTGCTTCTTTATCCTTATTTCCCTTCTGTCTATAGCAGGAGAGATGATTGGCACCCACAGTTTTCCCGTGGGGCCTGGGAAGATCGTTTTTATTCCCATGGTCTTCACGATGTTGCTCTCCCTTATCTTCACCCCCGACGTGCTCGGCCGAGCGGTTCCTGCTTTCAAGAAATTCTGTGGCGAGAAAGAAGTAAAGTACGCTGAGAACAGCATGATGCTGGTACTTCTACTTCTCGGCGTCAAGATGGGCACAGCTGCGGGGCCTAACCTTCCCAAGCTGCTTGCTGCCGGTCCAGCTCTGGTTCTTCAGGAATTTGGCAACATGGGCACCATGATCATCGGTCTCCCCATCGCTTTGCTCCTCGGCATGCGCCGTGAAGCTGTAGGTGCTACTGTGAGTATCTGCCGAGAACCTACTCTTGGCCTGATCAGCGAGATCTATGGCATTAACTCCGCCGAAGGTCTCGGCGTTATGGGAACCTATATGGTAGGTAATCTCTTTGGCTCCATCTTCTTTGGCTTGCTTGGTTCTCTTAGCGTTATGTCCGGACTTGATCCGCGCGCCTTAGCTATGGCTTGTGGTATGGGTTCCGGCTCCATGATGACGGCCGCCACTCAGTCTCTTACCGCTACGGTACCTGCCATGGCCGAAGAGATTAGCGCCTTTGCTGCCACTTCAAATATTATGACCAATGTGACCGGTCTGTACATGGATCTTTTTGTCGCTCTTCCCTGCGCGAACTTCCTGTATAAGCTTCTTGTCCGCAAATCATCCCGGTGA
- a CDS encoding carbon-nitrogen hydrolase family protein — protein sequence MKIALIQLRVDNSKQNNLDRACAFIAQSKQGGADMAILPEMFSCPYQTKNFPLYAEKAGGKAWLQFSETARKNNIYLVAGSMPEVDEEGKVYNTSFVFDREGAQLASHRKAHMFDIDVPGGQRFRESDTLTPGDKVTTFETEFGLMGLLVCYDFRFPEMSRIMANRGAKVIFVPAAFNMTTGPAHWDLLFRCRAQDFQVFTVGCAPARDEGGCYVSYANSMVVGPWGDVKLRMATEESMEFCDIDLNELKKVRTSFPLWNHYRKGLYEAETSK from the coding sequence ATGAAAATCGCACTGATCCAGTTGCGGGTCGACAACAGCAAACAGAATAACCTTGACCGTGCTTGTGCTTTCATTGCTCAGTCCAAACAAGGTGGGGCCGATATGGCAATATTACCTGAAATGTTCTCCTGTCCCTACCAGACGAAAAATTTTCCTCTCTACGCTGAAAAAGCCGGCGGGAAAGCTTGGCTGCAGTTTTCCGAGACGGCTAGAAAAAACAACATTTATCTTGTAGCCGGTTCCATGCCTGAAGTTGATGAAGAAGGCAAAGTTTACAACACTTCTTTCGTCTTCGATCGTGAAGGCGCTCAGCTTGCCTCGCATCGCAAGGCCCACATGTTTGATATTGACGTCCCCGGTGGTCAACGTTTTAGAGAGTCCGACACTTTGACTCCCGGAGACAAGGTAACCACCTTCGAGACGGAATTTGGTCTGATGGGACTTCTTGTGTGCTATGATTTCCGCTTCCCTGAAATGTCGCGTATCATGGCCAATCGCGGCGCAAAAGTCATTTTCGTACCCGCCGCTTTCAATATGACTACCGGCCCTGCTCACTGGGACCTGCTCTTCCGGTGCAGAGCTCAGGATTTTCAAGTATTTACTGTAGGCTGCGCCCCTGCACGCGACGAAGGGGGATGTTATGTATCCTACGCAAATTCTATGGTAGTGGGGCCTTGGGGTGATGTAAAGCTTCGCATGGCAACAGAAGAAAGCATGGAGTTCTGCGATATCGACCTGAACGAGCTGAAAAAGGTCCGTACGAGTTTTCCTTTGTGGAATCATTACCGTAAAGGTCTTTATGAAGCAGAAACATCAAAATGA